A genomic stretch from Psilocybe cubensis strain MGC-MH-2018 chromosome 1, whole genome shotgun sequence includes:
- a CDS encoding ABC transporter A family member 2, protein MSSLFWRQFKALFYKNTIVIRKHWLINILRCLIFPLAYGIFLGYVSTFFSKPSNFGLGTPARVFGVGDHFDGSRPIVWSDNSNGTGYIHGKDIMSHVTSGFSSRQLKGVIEVEDTASLFDICISNANGASPCFVALTFEDIPTASTSDKRPLNYTFWAGSGAYRVDVLKHTSDLETVLLPLQWAVDQAIIELTTGQKTPTPLQLPFTHNVDSDTDQSNRLLFLSIMGNFGGVVFFLVFTGVMYQIAGGVALERAAALTSHMQAMGALDSARLLSWYFSSSILFIPTWIALAVVWGVRIFTNTNIGYLILLHLVAGFGCTGWAFFASVPFSKSPQLAAVVTTGAAIVLAIIPLSITAENNSAVGPVLSFFFPSMFYVFMLKMFSGFEVNLQHVVLSQKDPTYFFEGIPMIIAAVVGVFFWPIVAIYLERWMYGISNPSNTGFWSSGQLKGSAEDTTSDIAISLRNVKKIFNTSMFSRKLNEVVAIADLTLDIPSFGIFVLLGPNGAGKSTALSIIGGLTKSTDGTVSFSGNTTRPPRGTLGLVPQKNVLFPELSCFQTLKLWNAIKQEEGESSDADIERLIRDCDLQSKAHEPAGTLSGGQKRKLQLAIGLVGGSKIILVDECTSGVDPLSRRSLWRTLTTYRNERTIVLTTHFLDEADFLADRIAVLAAPGKLIASESPVALKSSMGEGYSVIVKFESEDFAKELLSDVRTVAPDATMEIKESFTSCYHLKTRDSSRVSAALRLIEQRKKMFTIHAYDVVGTTIEDIFLDLLQKEEGEDGEKNEKDAAKQHALLDLTLSSGRPRSSLAQALTIFHKRFLIMRRSWLVPFLALAIGISGAWWPIRFVKGGVASCAHKFIDPTKGGFFNPLYPPLLSNDTILASPSNLPSIINASLPELFVDPLLQFYSPNFPKPSGPFNPFVPVADQQTLVEMINANFTEFSTFGGFSMDFEKNEYLIAWQLSPFSLSMFSVASNLFYNRALNASSSPSGSTRIHPTFHQLPSVQTESLATLQWLAIFGAAMTVFPAFFALYVAKERHSSVQAMQLSNGLSNPLGLWLGHIMFDSMFTVIVATVIAIVYAVVKSKFQGVGYLWFVICLYGFAATLLSYVTAIVIKSPLGAFAAMVVSQFIIYLLYLTAYIIVTFVALPLEAPRTINIVHFTLALIAPINSLVRAALISVNQFSLICDGENVATGAALGTITRYGGPILYLIVWILTLLFILTIIDSGIRFPTASLRRKANISGSLSGNNNEPRKPSNPDVVAEAQQAASFSNQDPLRVLSVSKSYGRNKVVDDVTFTIPHNSLFVMLGPNGAGKTTTFDMIYGQLKPDGGDVMVNDTSVLSNKQKARVSFGVCPQFTAIDAHLTVREHLLIYGHFRGLFGEDLQHNVDNILEATGLNTYSDRLATKLSGGNQRKLALSIALIGNPSVVLVDEYSTGIDAKMKRELWGVLKQVTSDKAVFLTTHSMEEASYLATKVGIMSKRMLAVGSPQELEACTASYEVHFACHNRQDYVKVQAVMARIPGARMADDVATRFEIPIGNSENSSSDTSVASIFEILSNEKGFPEFTIGKSSLETAFIRIINQDSQQGHDNHGVDAKAEGKLWGIC, encoded by the exons ATGAGCTCCCTCTTTTGGAGACAATTCAAGGCCCTTTTTTACAAAAACACGATTGTCATTCGAAAGCATTGGCTG ATTAACATTTTACGGTGTTTGATTTTTCCTTTGGCCTATGGAATTTTTCTCGGTTATGTATCAACCTTCTTCTCAAAGCCTTCTAAT TTTGGACTTGGCACTCCCGCTCGAGTGTTTGGCGTTGGGGATCACTTCGATGGCTCAAGGCCAATTGTTTGGTCCGATAATTCCAACGGAACTGGTTATATTCATGGAAAAGATATAATGAGTCATGTTACCTCTGGCTTCTCTTCCAGGCAACTCAAAGGTGTCATTGAGGTCGAGGACACTGCTTCACTTTTTGATATATGTATCTCAAACGCGAATGGGGCATCGCCGTGTTTTGTTGCCCTTACCTTTGAAGACATCCCTACCGCCTCAACAAGTGACAAAAGGCCATTGAATTATACATTCTGGGCAGGATCTGGAGCTTATCGTGTCGATGTTCTCAAGCATACCAGTGATCTCGAAACAGTACTTCTCCCTCTGCAATGGGCTGTTGATCAG GCCATAATCGAGCTTACTACAGGGCAGaagacaccaacaccccTTCAATTACCTTTCACCCACAATGTAGATTCAGATACAGACCAGAGTAACCGATTAT TATTCCTTAGCATAATGGGAAATTTCGGAGGAGTTGTATT CTTCCTGGTGTTCACTGGTGTAATGTATCAG aTTGCTGGTGGAGTTGCGCTAGAGCGAGCAGCTGCTCTGACATCTCATATGCAGGCAATGGGAGCCCTTGACTCTGCCAGACTATT ATCATGGTACTTCTCCTCATCGATTCTTTTCATCCCAACTTGGATAGCCCTGGCGGTAGTCTGGGGAGTTCGGATTTTCACAAACACGAACATTGGCTATCTCATTCTGCTCCACCTTGTGGCTGGGTTTGGATGTACTGGATGGGCATTCTTTGCCTCGGTTCCATTCAGCAAGAGCCCACAGCTAGCAGCCGTGGTTACCACAGGGGCGGCGATCGTACTTGCCATTATACCCTTGTCTATCACTGCAGAGAACAACTCAGCTGTTGGGCCTGTACtgtctttcttcttcccgTCTATGTTTTATGTATTTATGCTCAAGATGTTCTCGGGCTTTGAAGTGAACCTCCAACATGTTGTTTTGTCACAAAAGGACCCGACGTACTTCTTTGAGGGGATACCAATGATCATAGCTGCTGTG GTTGGGGTATTCTTTTGGCCTATCGTCGCCATCTACCTCGAAAGGTGGATGTACGGGATTTCAAACCCATCAAATACTGGCTTTTGGTCGTCAGGGCAATTAAAGGGTTCAGCGGAAGATACCACTTCTGATATTGCCATCAGTCTACGCAATGTCAAAAAGATATTCAACACATCAATGTTCAGTCGAAAGCTGAATGAGGTTGTTGCTATTGCAGATCTCACGCTCGACATACCATCCTTCGGAATATTCGTTCTTTTGGGTCCAAATGG GGCGGGAAAATCTACAGCTTTGTCCATTATTGGAGGCCTTACAAAGTCCACCGACGGGACTGTTTCTTTCTCTGGGAACACCACGCGACCGCCTCGAGGAACACTTGGTCTGGTTCCTCAGAAAAATGTCCTATTCCCAGAGCTTTCGTGCTTTCAGACATTGAAGCTTTGGAACGCTATCaaacaagaagaaggagaatcTTCCGATGCTGATATCGAGCGCTTAATTCGGGATTGTGATCTCCAGTCTAAGGCTCATGAGCCAGCAGGAACTCTATCTGGAGGTCAAAAGAGAAAGCTTCAACTAGCCATAGGACTGGTTGGTGGATCCAAGA TTATACTCGTGGATGAATGCACTTCTGGGGTAGACCCCTTGAGTCGGCGCTCTCTTTGGAGAACTCTTACTACCTACCGAAATGAACGTACTATTGTTCTTACGACTCAT TTTTTGGATGAAGCCGATTTCCTTGCCGATCGCATTGCAGTTCTAGCTGCTCCAGGAAAGCTCATTGCCTCAGAAAGCCCAGTTGCCTTGAAATCCTCTATGGGTGAAGGCTATTCAGTCATAGTCAAATTTGAATCCGAAGACTTCGCCAAGGAGCTGCTGAGCGATGTGCGTACGGTGGCACCGGACGCCACCATGGAAATCAAGGAGTCATTTACATCATGCTATCACCTCAAAACTAGGGATTCTTCTCGGGTTTCTGCCGCACTTCGGTTGATTGAACAGCGTAAAAAGATGTTTACAATCCATGCCTATGACGTAGTAGGGACGACGATTGAGGACATCTTTCTTGACCTCCTCCAGAAGGAAGAGGGTGAAGACGgagagaaaaatgaaaaggacGCAGCTAAACAACATGCCTTACTGGATCTCACCCTTTCGAGTGGAAGACCACGCTCATCGTTGGCTCAAGCTCTTACCATCTTCCATAAACGCTTTTTAATTATGCGAAGAAGCTGGCTGGTCCCGTTCCTTGCACTGGCTATAGGGATATCAGGTGCATGGTGGCCTATACGATTCGTAAAAGGAGGCGTGGCGTCATGCGCTCACAAATTTATTGACCCCACCAAGGGAGGGTTTTTCAATCCGCTATATCCTCCTCTACTCAGCAACGATACCATCTTGGCCTCGCCTTCGAACCTACCGTCAATCATAAACGCTAGTCTTCCCGAACTTTTTGTAGACCCTTTGCTTCAGTTCTATTCTCCAAATTTCCCCAAACCCTCTGGTCCATTTAATCCTTTCGTGCCGGTTGCAGACCAGCAGACACTGGTGGAGATGATTAATGCCAACTTTACCGAGTTCAGCACATTTGGGGGTTTCTCCATGGATTTTGAAAAGAACGAATACTTAATCGCATGGCAATTGAGCCCATTCTCCCTGAGCATGTTTAGTGTAGCGTCGAACCTCTTCTATAACCGTGCCCTCAATGCTTCAAGCAGCCCATCGGGCTCCACCCGAATCCATCCAACGTTCCATCAGCTGCCGAGTGTACAGACGGAGTCTCTCGCCACTTTACAATGGCTTGCTATATTCGGCGCTGCAATG ACCGTATTCCCCGCCTTCTTTGCTCTTTATGTAGCAAAAGAGCGACACTCTTCGGTTCAAGCCATGCAATTATCGAATGGACTATCAAACCCATTGGGCCTTTGGCTTGGGCATATCATGTTTGATTCCATGTTTACTGTGATTGTTGCGACTGTGATTGCAATTGTCTACGCAGTTGTCAAAAGCAAATTCCAAGGCGTCGGTTACCTG TGGTTCGTTATTTGCCTTTACGGATTTGCCGCTACTCTTCTGTCTTATGTCACGGCAATCGTGATCAAGTCGCCCCTAGGAGCTTTCGCAGCAATGGTGGTCTCTCAATTTATTATCTATCTG CTCTACCTTACTGCATATATCATCGTTACGTTCGTTGCGCTTCCTTTGGAGGCTCCACGCACCATCAACATTGTCCACTTCACCTTGGCTCTCATTGCTCCTATCAACAGTTTG GTCAGGGCAGCCTTAATATCAGTCAATCAGTTCTCACTGATTTGCGATGGCGAGAACGTTGCCACCGGAGCCGCACTTGGTACCATCACTCGATACGGAGGGCCTATTCTGTACCTTATTGTATGGATTCTGACACTTTTATTTATCCTCACCATAATCGACTCCGGAATCCGGTTCCCAACGGCAAGTCTGCGTCGTAAAGCCAACATATCTGGATCTCTCAGCGGGAATAACAACGAACCCCGGAAGCCATCAAATCCTGACGTCGTGGCCGAAGCTCAGCAAGCGGCCTCattctccaatcaggatCCACTACGTGTCTTGAGCGTTTCCAAGTCTTACGGAAGAAACAAGGTCGTAGACGACGTCACTTTCACCATTCCGCACAACTCCCTTTTCGTGATGTTGGGCCCGAACGGAGCAGGCAAGACGACAACTTTTGATATGATAT ATGGTCAATTGAAACCCGACGGTGGAGATGTCATGGTCAACGATACTTCAGTCCTTAGCAACAAGCAGAAAGCACGAGTGTCATTCGGCGTATGCCCACAGTTTACTGCTATTGACGCACACCTCACGGTGCGCGAGCATCTCTTGATATATGGACACTTCCGAGGTCTTTTCGGCGAGGACTTGCAACACAACGTCGATAACATTTTGGAAGCGACAGGCTTGAACACATATTCAGATCGGCTTGCGACCAAACTTTCCGGAGGAAACCAAAGGAAGCTTGCACTGTCGATCGCGTTGATTG GCAACCCGTCAGTCGTATTAGTCGATGAATATTCCACAGGTATTGACGCCAAAATGAAACGGGAGCTATGGGGAGTTCTTAAGCAGGTTACTAGTGACAAGGCGGTATTCCTGACAACGC ATTCGATGGAAGAGGCTTCGTACCTCGCTACTAAGGTCGGAATCATGTCGAAGCGAATGTTAG CTGTGGGTTCCCCCCAGGAACTCGAGGCGTGTACAGCGTCGTATGAGGTACACTTTGCATGCCACAATCGCCAGGATTATGTCAAGGTCCAGGCCGTCATGGCGCGTATACCTGGAGCACGAATGGCGGACGATGTCGCAACGCGCTTCGAGATTCCCATCGGCAACAGCGAAAACAGCAGCTCTGATACTTCCGTCGCGAGCATCTTCGAGATCCTTTCTAACGAAAAAGGTTTCCCAGAATTTACCATCGGAAAATCAAGCTTGGAGACAGCGTTCATCAGGATCATCAACCAGGACTCGCAACAGGGGCATGATAATCACGGAGTTGATGCTAAGGCGGAGGGGAAGTTATGGGGGATTTGCTAA
- a CDS encoding MFS siderochrome iron transporter 1 — protein sequence MASNILFSRIRPQADQPIVDSEAEKQSDVESRTPARPIGVVDEQDAQIIDSEQFTPDAQAGVKKIEAVTTVWTKGALYLAYTMIWIIYFVDSMQQSTTTTLTPYVTSSFGKHSTISATGIVSGIVGGLVKLPLAKVLDIWGRPQGYLMMIVLLTVGLVMMAGCNNVETYAAAQVFYWVGYNGLTYTLGIFIADTSTLRNRSFMFAFATSPYLATTWIGGPLADAFLEGPGFRWGFGSFAIITPAITLPLFFVFYLNYSKAEKMGLITRTPSGRTLSESFKHYAVEFDVVGLFLIISGLALFLLPFSLYSYQENTWRSPMIISMLIIGGLLCIAFVFWERYYARVTYIPYSLLLDRTVLGACILSGTLFVSYYLWATYFFSFLMVVNGLSITEASYVGNTYTMGSCFFALFIGVIIRYTGKFKGLTLWFGVPVTMLGVGLMIHFRQPGVNVGYVVMCQIFIAFAGGTCVICEQTAAMAATSHQFVAVVLAMEGMFASVGGAVGQAVAGAIWTGVFPQKLLELLPEESKQYWPVIYGSLGAQLSFPMGTPERDAINAAYGHAQRYMCIASVCILAISWASVLLWKDINVKKFKQVKGTVF from the exons ATGGCCTCCAACATTTTGTTCAGTAGGATCCGACCTCAAGCTGATCAACCGATCGTCGACTCCGAAGCGGAGAAGCAATCGGACGTTGAAAGTCGCACTCCAGCACGACCAATCGGTGTAGTTGACGAGCAGGATGCACAAATTATCGACAGCGAGCAGTTTACACCAGATGCACAGGCTGGTGTCAAAAAAATAGAGGCGGTGACGACGGTATGGACCAAAGGCGCCCTGTATTTGGCGTACACCAT GATCTGGATCATCTATTTCGTCGACTCCATGCAACAAAGTACGACTACTACCCTCACACCATATGTTACCTCTAGCTTTGGAAAGCATTCTACCATCTCCGCCACGGGAATTGTCTCTGGAATTGTTGGAGGTCTCGTCAAACTTCCACTCGCCAAAGTCCTCGACATCTGGGGCCGTCCTCAAGGATATTTAATGATGATAGTTCTTTTGACTGTTGGTCTCGTTATGATGGCTGGTTGCAACAACGTCGAGACGTACGCGGCTGCTCAGGTGTTCTACTGGGTCGG ATATAACGGTTTGACGTATACTCTTGGTATCTTTATTGCCGATACATCTACGCTCCGCAACAGGTCCTTCATGTTCGCTTTTGCAACTTCACCGTATCTTGCTACAACCTGGATCGGTGGTCCCCTCGCAGACGCTTTCCTGGAAGGCCCAGGTTTTCGATGGGGTTTTGGTTCATTCGCCATCATCACTCCTGCTATCACGCTCCCcctcttcttcgttttcTATCTGAATTACAGTAAAGCTGAGAAAATGGGTCTTATCACTAGAACACCTTCGGGCCGCACACTCAGTGAATCCTTCAAACACTATGCCGTCGAATTTGATGTCGTTGGCCTTTTCCTCATCATTTCCGGCCTCGCCCTCTTCTTGCTCCCGTTCTCTCTCTATTCCTATCAGGAGAATACCTGGCGCTCACCCATGATCATCTCTATGCTCATCATAGGTGGATTGCTCTGCATCGCCTTCGTCTTTTGGGAACGGTATTACGCCCGCGTCACCTATATTCCTTactccctcctcctcgaccGCACTGTTTTGGGTGCCTGCATCCTTTCAGGAACTCTTTTTGTGTCGTACTACCTTTGGGCGACatatttcttctccttccttaTGGTTGTGAACGGACTTAGCATCACCGAAGCTTCGTATGTCGGCAACACGTACACCATGGGGTCGTGCTTCTTTGCACTGTTCATCGGGGTCATTATCCGTTATACCGGGAAATTCAAGGGCCTTACTTTATGGTTCGGTGTTCCCGTCACAATGCTCGGCGTAGGCCTTATGATCCACTTCCGTCAACCAGGCGTCAATGTCGGTTACGTAGTTATGTGCCAAATCTTCATCGCCTTTGCAGGGGGAACTTGCGTAATATGTGAGCAGACCGCTGCGATGGCCGCCACCTCCCATCAGTTCGTCGCCGTCGTCCTTGCAATGGAGGGGATGTTTGCTTCCGTTGGAGGCGCCGTTGGTCAGGCCGTAGCAGGTGCAATCTGGACTGGAGTCTTCCCCCAGAAGTTGTTGGAGCTTTTGCCCGAAGAAAGCAAGCAATACTGGCCGGTCATCTACGGAAGCCTGGGTGCTCAGCTCAGCTTCCCTATGGGAACTCCTGAGAGAGATGCGATCAACGCTGCGTACGGCCACGCACAGAGGTACATGTGCATCGCGTCTGTGTGCATTTTGGCAATTTCGTGGGCAAGCGTCCTCCTGTGGAAGGATATCAACGTCAAAAAGTTCAAGCAGGTCAAAGGCACTGTTTTCTAG